The genomic window CCACTTCGGACGGCAGGGCGATCTCCTCCTCGACTTCGGCGCGCTTGTTCAGGCGTACCAGCAAGTCGGGCTTTTTGCCCGCACCGGTGCCCTCGACGGCCAGCCAGTAGCCGCCTGCCTTGCGCACCACCAACCCCTCGGCGTCGTAGCCGACCGGCTTGCCGTCCTTGGTGACGGTGATCTGCGAGTCGATCACGCCGCTGGTGGTGAGGCCGAGGATGCGGGTCGGCGAGTAGACCGAGTCGGTGACGGTGGCCAGCCGGTCGCGGCGGCCGGGGACCGCGGCGAGTGCCGACAGCGCGCCCCACGGGATGTCGTTCACCGAGACCGGGTGCTCGGCGCGCGGTTTGCCGAACCCGAAGAGCTGGATGCCGCCGCGGATGCCGATCGACGGGTCCTCCTCCTCGCTGGAGACGACGATCAGGTTGCGCGACGGGACCACGACGACACCCTCGGGCGCGTTGGTGGTCGGCAGGAGCCGGGTGAACCGCGGTCTGCGCGGGTTCGACACGTCGTAGACCGCGGTGAAGTTGCCGCGTTCGGAGTTCACGAAGACGTACGGCACCCGGTTGAGCACGGCGAACGCGACGTTCTCCACTTCGATGCCCTTGGCGTCGGAGCGTTTGTCCGGGTACTGGCCGTGGGCGACGGCGAGGCGTTCCAGGGTGTTGCCGGCGTCCCAGACGACCTTGCCGGTCTTCTTGTCGAAGATCGACCAGCCGCGGGAGCCGCCCTCGTAGTCGCCCTCGTTGGCGGTGGCGAACAGGTCGTCGCTGATCCAGGCGACGCCGTCCGGCTCGCGCTTGGCGGTGATCGTGCCGGTCAGTTCGATCTCGTCGTCGTCGAGCGTGTCGACCTTCGTCAGCGTCACCGATCCCGCGTCGATGCTCTTCTTGATCTTGCGGGTCGGGAGGTCGACGACCACGACGTGGTTGTTCTCCTGCAGCGAGACGACCGCCTCGTCACGGGAGTTGATGCTGACGTACTCCGGCTCGGGATCGGTCGGCGCCACGGTGGACAATTCGGACAGATCTACTTTTTTCACGATCCACGTGCGGGTGTCGATCACGGCGAGGTAGCCCGCCGGGCCCTGCGGGATCGCGCCGTCGTCGACGTCCTCGTCCCGCTCGTTCTCGATGGCGACGGCGATGTAACGACCGCTCGGCGCGACGGCGACCGAGTCCGGTTGCCCGCCGAGGTCGATCTCGCGGACGGTCGCGCGGGATGCGGCGTCGATCACGACCAGCTTGCCGGACGGCGACGTGAAACTCGCCGAGGTGTTCACCCCGGCGAGCAGCAGCCGGCCCAGGTGCGCCACCGACGTCGGCTCGCCGCCGACCGCGAGAGTGCCCGATGGCTTCGGCGCCGTCGGGTTCGTGATGTCGACGAAACCGAGGCGTCTGCCGGGGCTGTCGGTGTAGACGACGGTGCGGCCGTCCTCGGTGACCGTGGAGATCTCGGCAGCGGCGGTGTCGCCGATCGACGAGTTCAGGTAGGCCGGGAAGGTGGCGAGCCGGCGGAACTCCGGGGTGCGGCCGTGGGCGGCCGCCGCGGTGGGCACGGCGCCGGCCGCGGCCAGGACCACGACGGAGACGACCGCCGAGGTGGAACGGCGTAGAGACATGCACTCTGCCTACGCGATGATCTTGTCCGTCTCGTGGACCGCAGACGAACGGCGAGTGCCCAGAGGTGTCCAGATCAGCAGAGCCAGGCTGAACCAGACATAGAGGTTCGAGCCGAACACCGCCAGCGGCGGCCGCGGGCCGGTCTCCCACAGCCAGGTGGCGTGCGAGGTCATCAGCACGTAGGCGGACGCGCCCAGCCAGAACCGTGGCCGGTCGGTGTCGAACAGTTTCAGGCAGAGGATCAGCGCCGGGATCAACCAGACACAGTGGTGGATCCAGGTGACCGGGCTGAGCAGACAGCCCAGCACGCCGGTCAGGGCCAGGCCACCGGCCACGTCGGCGGGGGTGCGGGCCACCCGCCACGCCCAGAACCCGAGCACGGCCAGCGCGCAGAGCAGCCACAACGTCGACTCGACCGTGTCGAACGGGCCTCGGGCCAGGGCGCCGCGCAGCGACTGGTTGGACAGGAACGACAGCACGCCGACCCGGTTGGTGTCCCACAGTGCCGACGTCCAGAACACCCGGGACTGGTCCGGGAAGATCGCCCCGGCCAGCAGGGTCACCGCCGTCGCCGCCCCGATCGAGGTGAACAGGGCCCGCCAGCGCCGGGTGACCAGCAGGTAGATGATGAAGACGCCGGGGGTCAGTTTGATCGCGGTGGCCAGGCCGATGCCGATGCCGGCCCACTTACGGTCCGTCCCGACGCCGAACAGCATGTCGAACGCGACGACGGCCAGCAGCAGCGTGTTGACTTGTCCGAAAGTGATCGTCTCGCGGACCGGTTCGAAGGCGAGGGCGAAACAGACCGCGACCGCCAGCGGGAACCATCCGGTCCAGCCCCTGCCCCGCAGGTACGACCCGGCCAGCCAGTGCACCAGCAGGGCCACCGTGACCACGGTGCCGATCGTCGCGAACGTCACCACCAGCGGCAACGGCAGCCACGCCATCGGGGCCATCACCAGACCGGCGAACGGCGGGTAGGTGAAGCCGTACGGAGTCCCCGGGCGCAGCCAGTCGTAGACCATGCCGCCGTCACGGAACCAGTACTGGACCGCCCCGTAGTAGACCTTCGAGTCGAAGAACTCGTTACGAAGCCCGCTGACCACGATCAGGGCCACCGCCACCGAGAACAAGCCGAAGACCGTTGCGATTCGTTTCATAGAACACTTTCCACGTCAGGTAGCCCACGAGCGCGGTCATCACGATCGCGCCCTGCGCCTTCGTCGCGAGGGCCAGGTTGTAACCGTCCGGCAGGCACAGGACAGCGGCCACGGTGACCGGCACCAGCAGCCACTTGGTGTCGTTCTTCGAGGTCACGGCCAGGACCGCGAGCGGCCACAGGGCGTACCAGGGATGGAAGACCGGGGCCAGCACCACGGTCGCGGTCAGGGCCAGGGCCGCGTTGCGCAGAGCGTCACCCCGCCGCAGCGCGCGCACTCCGAGCAGCACCAGCACCCCGGCCAGCAGGATCATCCCGAGCACCCGGGTCACCGGGACCGCGTGCGGCACCCCCAGCATCTGCAGGGTCATCCCGACCGCCGTCGAGGGTGCGGTCCACTGCACCGACACCCCGCTGCCGGTCAGGCCGGTGATCCAGCCCAGCCCGAGCCCCGAACCGAGCGAGACCGCCACCAGGGCCAGCACCGCCCCTCCCCCCGACCGGACGATCCGGTTGATCCGGCCCGGGATCAGCAGCAGCACGAACGGCAGCACCACGATCGCGGTCGCTTTCACCCCCACCGCGAGACCCAGCAGCACCCCGGTGGTCAGCGCCCGCTCACTGGTCGCCGCCACCATGCCGCCGAGGATCAGCGCGATCATCACGGCCTCGTTGTGAGCGCCCGAGATCAGATGCACCGGCACCAGCGGGCAGGCCAGGAACAGCCAGGTCGCCCGCTCCGGCACCAGAGCCACCCGGCGGGCCAGCACCGGCAGGCACACGGCGATCGCCACCACTCCGAGCACCGCGATCAGGCGGAGCAGCACGACGGTTGCGATCAGCGAGCCGCCGAGCTTGGCGGCCACCGCCGCCAGTACCAGGAAGACCGGACCGTAGGGGGCCGGGGAGGTGCGCCAGGTGGGCGCGACCGCGTCGCTCCAGGGACACCCCAGAAGATCAACGCCGCCGTCGTACGGGTTGAGCCCCGCCGCCTGCTGCCAGCCCTGACACGCGTACGAATACACGTCATAGCTGCCCAGCGGCAACGACACCAGCAACGGCAGCGACCACAGCCCCGCCGTCACCCACACCCACCGCACCGACGGCGGATTCCGGCGGCCCCACCACCAGGCGACGATCAGTAGTACGGTGCCGAACAGCCAGCAGAGCGGCAGCAGCACCCCGTCCTGCCCGGCGAGAATGGTGCGCGGCGTCACCGTGGGTTCCCACGGATCGGTCGCTCCACCGAGCCAGGACGCGCCGGTGAGGAAGAGACTTCCTGCCAGCCCCGTGTATCGGACGACAGACGGACGGGGCATGCCGCAGACCCTACCGTGACAGGCTGCTACCGCTGACGTACCGGTAGGGTCGTCCGGATGTGGGCGCGGCACCGGCTGGAGTGGAGCACCGCGCTGACGGCGGCGGCGCTCGGCGTGCTCTACCTGCTGCTGCCGCCGATGGGTTCGGACCTGGCCGCCCAGGTCGCCCGGACCGGGTTCTTCACCGGGCACGGTTTCACCCCGGTCGACCTGCGGTGGTATTCCGGGATCGAACAGTTCGGCTACAGCCTGATCGCGCAGCCGGTGATGGCTCTGCTCGGCGTCCGGGTCGCCGGCGTGCTGACCCTGGTGGCCGGGCCGGTGCTGCTGACGACGCTGCTCCGCCGCACCGGCGCCGCGCGCCCCGCGCTGGGCGCGGTCCTCGGGACGGTCACCTTCGCGGGAAACCTGATCAGCGGACGGGTGACGTACGGCCTGGGCGTCTGTCTCGGCCTGGCCGCCCTGCTCACCCTGACTTTCCTGGCCGCCCGCACTCCCGCCCCTCCTTCTCCCCGGGTCCGGGGGCTCGTGGCGGCCGGGGCGGTTCTCGCCGCGTTCCTCACCGGCGCGGCCAGCCCGGTCGCCGGGCTCTTCCTCGGCCTGGCCGGGGTCGCGCTGCTGCTGTCGGGCCACTACCGGGCGGGCCTGCTGGTGGCGGTGCCGGCCGCCGTGCCACTCGCGCTGACGTCCCTGCTCTTCGGCGACGGCGGATGGATGAACATCAGCCGCACCGACACCACCCAGGCCGTGCTGACCGGACTGGTGGTGGCCGCCCTGGTCCCGGTGCGACCGATCCGGATCGGCGCCCTGATCTCCTGCGCCGGAGTCCTGGCCGCCGCCCTGATCCACACCCCGGTCGGCCTGAACGCGACCCGCCTCGCGGTGATGTTCGGCCTGCCGATCCTGGCCGCCTACGCGGAACTCCCCCGCCGCTGCCCCGGATGGGCCGTCTATCCGCTGGTGGCGGTCATGGTGTGGTGGCAGCCGCCGGTGGTGATCAGTGACGTGCGGGACGTCGGGAATCCCTCCGCCGATCCGGCCTACTTCCAGCCACTGCTGGACCGGCTGGCCGAAGAGCCACTGACCGGCCGGGTGGAGATCCCACCGACCCGGTCCTATTGGGAGGCGGCCTCACTGGGCGAGATCCCCCTGGCCAGGGGCTGGCTGCGACAGGCCGACATCGACCGGAACCCACTGTTCTTCACCACGGTCCCCGGCGCGTCCGGAACCGGCGTCGAGCTGACCGCCGACAGCTACCGGGCGTGGTTGGACGAGCAGGCGGTGCAGTTCGTAGCCGTACCGGATGTGGAGATCTCCTGGTCCGGGCGAACCGAGGCGCAGATGGTCACGGCCGGGCTGCCGTATCTGTCGCTGATCTGGTCCAGCGAACACTGGCGTCTCTACGCGGTGGCCGCACCCCGGCCGATCGTCGCCGCCCCCGCCACCCTGGTCCGCCAGGATGCCGCGACGATCGTCCTGGACGCCCCCGCCGCCGGGGAGATCCCCGTCCGGGTGCGCCACCACCGCTGGCTCACCGTCTCCGGCGGAGCGACCGTGACAGCCGACGGCGCGTGGACCCGGATCCGGGTCCCGGCGGCCGGCCGCTACACATTGACCAGTGACGTGACCCTTGCGGTCCGGAGATAGCGCCGTGAACAGTCGGCAGTTGCCCGTCCTTCCCCAGGTGCTGTGCCCTTCCGCAGGGTTCCGGCCGTAGTTACTATCCCGTTGGCCGTCCTGTGGGACAGTTGCGGGTGGTGCTAGGCGTCGTCGGTTCGGTTCGAGCTTCGTCACACGAGACCCCGCACCGCACCTCCACAGGCCTCTGCCTCGTTGAATCACAGCGCGGCCGACCGCGAGCGCGAACCTCATACGACCTGGAGACATCGTGAACACCGAAGCCGCGACCATGGACGATCTGGTCGAGCCGCTGGCCGTCATCAAGCAGACCCCGCTGCGGGAGATCCGGGCCGAACACGCCGACCGAGTGGTGCGCCGGATCGTGGACAAGGAGTCCCTCCTCCGGCGGCTGGATGTCGCCGCCTTCCAGTCCGCACATTGATGCCCGGCTCGACGGATGGTGCGGCTGGTGGAGCCCATCCGCTGAGCCAGTTCGTTCTGAAGGTGCACGGCCGGTGCGACCTGGCATGCGACCACTGCTATGTCTACGAGCACGCCGATCAGAGCTGGCGGACGAAACCCCGGATGATGTCCTTGGACGTCGCCGGGGCTGCCGCGCGCCGGATCGCCGAGCACGCGGCGAGCTGGGAGCTGCCGCACGTGCGGCTGGTTCTGCACGGTGGTGAGCCGCTGCTGCTCGGGCCGGATCGGATGGACGCTCTCATCACGCGGGTGCGGGCGCCGATCGAGGCGGTCACCCGGCTCTCCCTGACGATGCAGACCAACGGTGTACGCCTCGGCACCGAGATGTGTGACGTGCTGAAGCGTCACGGGGTGCGGGTGGGTGTCTCTCTCGACGGCGATCGGGACGCCAACGACAGGCACCGCCGGTTCGCGACCGGTGCGGGCAGTTTCGACCAGGTGCGCGCGGCACTGTCGTTGCTGCGCCGGCCGGATTACCGGGAACTCTACGCCGGAATCCTCTGCACCGTGGACGTTCGCAACTCCCCGGAGCAGGTTTACCGGGCGCTGCTCGCCGAGCGCCCGCCGAACGTCGATTTCCTGCTCCCCCACGCCACCTGGGACAGTCCGCCGTACCGGCCGGAGGGGCAGCCCACCCCGTACGCGGACTGGTTCTCGGTGATCCACCGGCTCTGGCTCGCCGACGGGCAGCCGATGCGGATCCGCCTCTTCGAGGGTCTGTACTCCACCGCACGTGGCGGCCCCAGCGGCAGTGAGCAGCTCGGCGCCGACACCGTAGACCTGGCCGTGATCGAGACCGACGGGCGCTACGAGCAGGCCGATTCGGTGAAGACCGCCTACGACGGCGCCCCGGCGACCGGCCTGAGCGTGCTCACCGCCACCGTCGACGACGTCTCCCGGCTGCAGCCGATCGCCGCGCGGCAGCACAGCATCGACAACCTGAACCCGGTCTGCCGGTCGTGCCCGGTGGTCCGGCAGTGCGCCGGTGGTCTCTACGCGCACCGGTTCCGCACCGGCCACGGGTTCGCCAACCCGTCGGTCTTCTGCCCGGACCTGCGTGTCCTGATCGAGCGAACCGACAAGGAGGTCAGCGTGCACAGCGCGAACACCGAACCGGTACGGACCGGGCCTACCGGGCTGATCAGCGACATCGCGTCGGGTTTCGGCGACGAGGTGACGATCGGGTGGCTGGCCGAGCAGCAACGGTCGGTCACCCGGGCGCTGATCGCCGCGACGGTCGAGCAGCACGGCACGACCGACGGTTGGGAGACGCTCGCCTGGGTGGAGGGTGAGCGCCCGGATGCGGTCCGCCGGGTGCTGGCCCATCCGTACGCCCGGGCCTGGGCGGTCGGCATGCTCCGCACCGGCGATCCGGCCGGGATGCCTTACCTGGGCGGTCTCGCGGCGGCGGCGGCCGTGCACGCGAACCTTCAGGTGGAGACCGGGGTACGGATCGACCGGGGTGTGGTCACGCTGCCCACGGTCGGCACGCTCTACTGGCCTCAGACCGTGACCGCCGACGCCCGGATCACCATGGACCAGGGGAAACTGTGGCTCACCGGCCCCGGCGACCAGACGCTCGCGGTCGATCTCGCCGAGCCGGGTTCCACCTGGCAGCCGACCCGGTGGATCGCGCGGGACGGCTGGAGTGTGCGGATCGAGGACGGTGACCCGGCTCGGGACTGTCACGGCTGGACCCCCGCGGGCCGGCTCGACGATCGTGCCGCCGGCCGGTGGCACGAGTCGCTGACCGCGGCATGGGATCTGGTCGACACCGAGCTGCCCGGGTACGCGCCGGCCCTGCGCGCCGGACTTCAGGTGATCATGCCGTTGGAGCCGGATCCCGCCGGGAAGCAGCGGGCGGCCACCGCGATGGACGCGTTCGGCTCGATGGCCGCCGCCTTGACCGGCCCGGCCGAGCTGGCGGTGCTGTTGGTGCACGAGTTCCAGCACGCCAAGCTGGGGGCGCTCCTGGACCTTTACGACTTGCATGTCCGGGACTCGGACGAGCTGGTGGCGGTGGGCTGGAAACCCGAGCCGAGGCCGGTGGAGGCCGCCTTGCAGGGTGTTTACGCGCATGCCGCGGTGGCCGACGTGTGGCGGCTGCGTTCCGGCACCGATCCGCGCGCCGCCGAGCTGTACTCGATGTACCACCGCTGGACCACCGACGCGATCGCCGCACTGCGGCGCACGGAGGCGCTGACCCCGCTGGGGACGGACTTCGTCGACCGGCTGGCCGGCACCGTGGAGTCCTGGGGATCGTGACCGGCGAGGCTGTCACGCACGACGATCTCGTCGCCGGCCTGACCGCTCTGGGCCTCCCCGAGGGGGGCCTCCTGCTGGTGCACTGCTCGATGCGCCGGATCGGCCGGGTGGACGGTGGCGCGGCGACCCTGCTCGCCGCGCTGCGTACGGTGGGCGGCCCGGCGGTCACGATCGTGGTGCCGGCCCAGACGCCGGACAATTCGCTGACCAGTCCGGTGTACCGCACGGCCACGGCCGGGATGACCGGCGCCGAACGCGCTCGCTACGTCGCCGGCATGCCGGGCTTCGATCCGGACCACACACCGTCGTACGGCGTCGGGGTCTTCGCCGAGCAGATCCGGTCACATCCGGGGGCGCTGCGCAGCCGGCACCCGCAGACGTCCTTCGCCGCGCTGGGGCCGGAGGCCGCCGCCGTGGTGGCCGTGCACGATCTGGACTGTCATCTCGGCGAGCGTTCCCCCCTCGGTACGCTCTACCGACGTCACGCCATGATCCTGATGCTCGGTGCCGGGATGGCGAAATGCACGGCACTGCATCTCGCCGAATATCGTCTCGGCGGCCCGGTACCGACCATGGATTACTCGTGCTTCATGTCCAAAAACGGTCAACGAATCCCGCTGCGATTCAGCGCCAGGAAATTGAACGACAGCGATTTCCAGGAAGCCGGAAACGACATTCTCCGGCATTCCTGGGCGATTACCGGCCAGGTGGGCGGCGCGGAAGCCCATCTCCTGCCACTCGCCCCCGCGGTGGACCAGGCCCGCAGGTGGTTCAGCACGAGCCGCCGAATCAACAACGAAATCAATCAATGACAGCGTGAAGTCGGGCCACTACTCTGAATCTCCGGACAGGCGGCAGGAAACGGGGATCACAGTGGACGTGCGCGTCGAGGGGAAAAGATCGTGCCCACGCCCGATCTCTATTTCGCGCTGATTCACGCGCGCACCTCGATCCCGAACCAATGGGTCGACGCCTTCTATCATCGGCTCGACCTGGAGGTGCAGAGCCGGGCCGCGCCGGCCCCCGGCCTGCGGGTGGGGTCGCTCTACTTCCCGACGGCCGGTGAGGTCCGCCGGGCGCTCGACGCCGGGCTCCCCCGGGTGCGGGTGCTGGTGCCGCTCTACACCCGGGAGTTCCTGCACGACCCGCCGCCCGACTTCGGCGACCGGCTGCACCGTCTGGAGGATCCGGCCGAGCAGCCCTTCGTGCATCCGGTGCTCTGGGAGCCGCACCTGCCGGCCCGCCGGGTGAACGGGCTCGCCCAGGCCGTCTCGCTGGGCGACTCGGTCCAGGAGTACCTGGACTGCGGCATGGCCTCGATCTGCCGGCTCAACGCCTTCACCCGGCAACTGCGGCGCATCGTCGAGGAGCTGGCCGACCGGCTGGTCGTCGCGGCCGAGGCCCCGGACCGGACGCCCGCGTGGATGCTGAGCCGGGCGAGACCGCCGGTGCCGCAGAAGCCGCTCGCGCCGAGTTTCCTGATCATCGTGGTCCGGGCGGACTGGCGGGACCCCGACTGGTCGCCGTACGGCACCGGGCCGGTGACCGAGCGGGCCCGGGACGCCGCTCAGCGGCTCTCCCTGCTGACCGAGATCCGGACCGGGCCGGCGACCGACGGTCTGCAGGAGTCCGCCGGGGTTCTGCTGCTCGACTCCGGCATGCTCGACGACCCGCGGGACCGGCGGGCGGCCGAGGAGTTCCTTCGCAAGGTGCCGCCGTGGATGACGGTGGTGATGGTGATCGGGACGGATCACGCCGACCGGGCTCACGAACTGGCCGCCGAGGCGCGGGCGATGGCACCGAACGGTGTGCAGATCGCCCGGGACGGCCGGGAGTTCCAACGGGCCGTCGACGAGGCGGTCTCCAAGGCCCGCCGCAACTTCCTTCGCAGCCGGCAGACCAGAAGACCGTGGGAGGACTCGCGATGACCAGCGACCGCGACGGGCAGGTCGTCACGTTCTATTCGTACAAGGGTGGGACCGGCCGGACCATGGCGCTGGCCAACGTCGCCTGGATCCTGGCGGCGAACGGATACCGGGTGCTCACGATCGACTGGGATCTCGAATCACCCGGGCTGCACCGCTTCTTCCAGCCCTTCCTGGATCCGCGTTTCCTGGCCAGCACCAGCGGCGTGGTCGACATGATCAATCTGTACGAGTGGGACTCGTCCAAACCGGAGTGGGATCCGGGGCAGGTCGGTGGTTACGCCAGTGTCCAGCAGCACTCGTTCTCGCTGGACTGGGACCATTTCCCGGTGGGCGGCACGCTCGACTTCCTCTCCGCGGGCCGGCAGAACCCGGTGTACGAAGGTGTGCTCAGCAACATCAACTGGGACGACTTCTACCAGAACGGTGACGGCAACGGCGGCCGCTTCTTCGACGCGATGCGCGCCGACATGAAGGCCCGGTACGACTTCACCCTGATCGACAGCCAGACCGGGAACAGCGACATCGCCGGGATCTGCACCAACCATCTGCCGGACGTGCTGGTGGACTGTTTCACCTTCAGCGGCCAGGGCATCGAGGGCGCGGCCCGGATGGCCCGGCAGCTGCACAGTTCCCGGGACATCCGGGTGCTGCCGGTGCCGATGCGGGTGGATCCGGCCGAGAAGCACAAAGCCGAGATCGGGCGGACCGTGGCGATGCGGGAGTTCGCCGAGCTGCCGGCCGGACTCGACGCCGGCCGGCGCCGGGCGTACTGGCACGGTGTCGAGGTCCCCTACCAGGCGTATTACGCGTACGAGGAGACCCTGGCGACGTTCGGGGACGCTCCGGGCGCCCCGGGAACGCTGCTGAGCGCGTACGAGGCGCTCGCGGCACAGATCACCGAGGACCGGGTCACCTCGATGCCGCTGATCAATCCGAGTCTGCGCGCGCAGTTCGTCACCCGGTTCGAGCGCAAGCCGTTCTCCGAGGCCCACACGGTGCTGCTCTCCGGCGCCGGGGTGGACCAGGTGTGGCTGGAGTGGGCGCGACACATCCTGACCAACGGTGGACTCGAGGTCGTGCCCCCGCCCGAGGAGAGCGGAGACGCCGGGGAGGCGCAGCTGGTGAACGCCCAGCACGTCAAGATCATCTCTCGGGCGGAGAGCGCCGGCCAGCATGCCGGCGGCGAGAGCCCCGAGCTCCGGGCGGTCTACACCGCGGACATCACCCCGTGGAGCCGGGTGCCGTCGGTGCAGTCGGCGTTCATCGCCGGATGTGACGCCGCCACCGCGGCCACCCGGATCCTCGAACTCGTCGGCCGGCCCGCCAGCGACCTGGACGTCGTGCTGAGCGGCACCCCGCGATACCCCGGTGACGAGCCGGAACTGGTGGTGAACCTCCCGGCCCGCAACGCCCGGTTCACCGGCCGGGAGACCAACCTGCTGACCCTCCGCGAGCAGTTGCGCTCCGGGTCGGCGGTGGTCCTGTTCGGCACCCAGGCGGTCGCGCTCCAGGGCATGGGCGGGGTCGGCAAGACCCAGCTGGCGCTGGAGTACGCGTACCGCTATCGCGCCGCCTACGACGTGGTGGCGTGGCTGAACGCCGACACGGAGGAGAGTCTGCAGGGCTCCCTGCGCGACCTGGGTGCCCGGCTGAACCTGCACTCCGACCAGACCGGCCCGGAGTACGCCCGCGCGGTCGTGCAGGAACTCAGCCGGGGCCGGCGGCGCTGGCTGCTGATCCTGGACAACGCGGACGAGCCGGACGCGGTGCGCACCTATCTCCCGCACGGCGGGCACGTTCTGATCACGTCCCGGAACAAGGCCTGGGGTGAGCAGACCCGGCCGTTCGAGGTCGACGTCTTCACCCGCGACGAGAGCATCGATCACCTGGTGCAACGGGTCAACGAGATCGACCGGGCGGATGCCGACCGCGTCGCCGAGCAGCTCGCCGATCTGCCGATCGCGGTCGCGGCGGCCGCCGCGTGGCTCGACGAGACGCACACCTCCGTCGACGAATACCTCCGGCTCATCCAGGAGGAAGGGCCGAGTGCGGTGCTCACCGCGGTGACCGACCGGCCGATCGCGCGCACCTGGGATCTGTCGCTGACCCGGCTGCGCGAGCGGGATCCGGCGGCCTACCGGCTCTTCCAGCTGTGCAGTGTGCTGGCTCCGGAGATCTCCCTCGATCTGATCTTCAGTGATCAGATGGCGGAGTACCTCAAACCGTATAAACCGGCGCTCTCCGAACGGATGGTGCGTGGCTCGCTGATCCAGCAGATCAACCGGCTGGCCCTGTCCCGGCTGGACCAGCGGCCCGCCTCGTCCGGCGACGGCGACCGCAGCGGGCGGGTCCTGATCCACCGGGTGGTGCAGAACGTCGTCCGCGACCGGATGACCGAGGAGGAACTCGCCCAGGCCCGGCTGGAGGTGCATCAGGTGCTGGCGAAGGCCCGGCCGGAGGACGGTGACGTCACCGACCCGGAGCACTGGCCCCGGTTCCGGATGCTCTGGCCGCACCTGGACGCCTCGGACGCCGTCTACAGCACCGACGAGTCGGTGCGCCAGCTGCTCATCGACCGGATCCGCTACTACTACGTCCAGGCCGAGCCGATCACCGGCCGCAGCCGGGCCGAACGGATCGCCGAGATCTGGCGGCAGCAGCTGGCCGAGACCACCGACCCGGAGCAGGCGGCCACCCTGCGCCTGCAGTTGCTGCAGCTCCGCTTCAACCTGGCCAACCTGATTCGTGACCTGGGTGAGTTCGAACCCTCCCGGCAGATCGACGAGGAGGTCCTGGCCGAGCAGATGCG from Actinoplanes derwentensis includes these protein-coding regions:
- a CDS encoding esterase-like activity of phytase family protein, producing the protein MSLRRSTSAVVSVVVLAAAGAVPTAAAAHGRTPEFRRLATFPAYLNSSIGDTAAAEISTVTEDGRTVVYTDSPGRRLGFVDITNPTAPKPSGTLAVGGEPTSVAHLGRLLLAGVNTSASFTSPSGKLVVIDAASRATVREIDLGGQPDSVAVAPSGRYIAVAIENERDEDVDDGAIPQGPAGYLAVIDTRTWIVKKVDLSELSTVAPTDPEPEYVSINSRDEAVVSLQENNHVVVVDLPTRKIKKSIDAGSVTLTKVDTLDDDEIELTGTITAKREPDGVAWISDDLFATANEGDYEGGSRGWSIFDKKTGKVVWDAGNTLERLAVAHGQYPDKRSDAKGIEVENVAFAVLNRVPYVFVNSERGNFTAVYDVSNPRRPRFTRLLPTTNAPEGVVVVPSRNLIVVSSEEEDPSIGIRGGIQLFGFGKPRAEHPVSVNDIPWGALSALAAVPGRRDRLATVTDSVYSPTRILGLTTSGVIDSQITVTKDGKPVGYDAEGLVVRKAGGYWLAVEGTGAGKKPDLLVRLNKRAEVEEEIALPSEVASAITSNGLEGVAENGTGVWVAVQRAIKGDPVNTARIGRYDTVSKTWSWLLYPLDTAPTGWTGLSELVAVDADTFAVIERDNQRGTLAAIKKVYIFDAPKSGTGTPIVRKKLVKDLLPLLTADRGWTQDKVEGLAVAGDGRTYAVTDNDGIDDATGETVFLDLGRLL
- a CDS encoding glycosyltransferase 87 family protein, which codes for MKRIATVFGLFSVAVALIVVSGLRNEFFDSKVYYGAVQYWFRDGGMVYDWLRPGTPYGFTYPPFAGLVMAPMAWLPLPLVVTFATIGTVVTVALLVHWLAGSYLRGRGWTGWFPLAVAVCFALAFEPVRETITFGQVNTLLLAVVAFDMLFGVGTDRKWAGIGIGLATAIKLTPGVFIIYLLVTRRWRALFTSIGAATAVTLLAGAIFPDQSRVFWTSALWDTNRVGVLSFLSNQSLRGALARGPFDTVESTLWLLCALAVLGFWAWRVARTPADVAGGLALTGVLGCLLSPVTWIHHCVWLIPALILCLKLFDTDRPRFWLGASAYVLMTSHATWLWETGPRPPLAVFGSNLYVWFSLALLIWTPLGTRRSSAVHETDKIIA
- the mptB gene encoding polyprenol phosphomannose-dependent alpha 1,6 mannosyltransferase MptB codes for the protein MPRPSVVRYTGLAGSLFLTGASWLGGATDPWEPTVTPRTILAGQDGVLLPLCWLFGTVLLIVAWWWGRRNPPSVRWVWVTAGLWSLPLLVSLPLGSYDVYSYACQGWQQAAGLNPYDGGVDLLGCPWSDAVAPTWRTSPAPYGPVFLVLAAVAAKLGGSLIATVVLLRLIAVLGVVAIAVCLPVLARRVALVPERATWLFLACPLVPVHLISGAHNEAVMIALILGGMVAATSERALTTGVLLGLAVGVKATAIVVLPFVLLLIPGRINRIVRSGGGAVLALVAVSLGSGLGLGWITGLTGSGVSVQWTAPSTAVGMTLQMLGVPHAVPVTRVLGMILLAGVLVLLGVRALRRGDALRNAALALTATVVLAPVFHPWYALWPLAVLAVTSKNDTKWLLVPVTVAAVLCLPDGYNLALATKAQGAIVMTALVGYLTWKVFYETNRNGLRLVLGGGGPDRGQRAS
- the fxsA gene encoding FxSxx-COOH cyclophane-containing RiPP peptide yields the protein MNTEAATMDDLVEPLAVIKQTPLREIRAEHADRVVRRIVDKESLLRRLDVAAFQSAH
- a CDS encoding FxsB family cyclophane-forming radical SAM/SPASM peptide maturase, whose amino-acid sequence is MPGSTDGAAGGAHPLSQFVLKVHGRCDLACDHCYVYEHADQSWRTKPRMMSLDVAGAAARRIAEHAASWELPHVRLVLHGGEPLLLGPDRMDALITRVRAPIEAVTRLSLTMQTNGVRLGTEMCDVLKRHGVRVGVSLDGDRDANDRHRRFATGAGSFDQVRAALSLLRRPDYRELYAGILCTVDVRNSPEQVYRALLAERPPNVDFLLPHATWDSPPYRPEGQPTPYADWFSVIHRLWLADGQPMRIRLFEGLYSTARGGPSGSEQLGADTVDLAVIETDGRYEQADSVKTAYDGAPATGLSVLTATVDDVSRLQPIAARQHSIDNLNPVCRSCPVVRQCAGGLYAHRFRTGHGFANPSVFCPDLRVLIERTDKEVSVHSANTEPVRTGPTGLISDIASGFGDEVTIGWLAEQQRSVTRALIAATVEQHGTTDGWETLAWVEGERPDAVRRVLAHPYARAWAVGMLRTGDPAGMPYLGGLAAAAAVHANLQVETGVRIDRGVVTLPTVGTLYWPQTVTADARITMDQGKLWLTGPGDQTLAVDLAEPGSTWQPTRWIARDGWSVRIEDGDPARDCHGWTPAGRLDDRAAGRWHESLTAAWDLVDTELPGYAPALRAGLQVIMPLEPDPAGKQRAATAMDAFGSMAAALTGPAELAVLLVHEFQHAKLGALLDLYDLHVRDSDELVAVGWKPEPRPVEAALQGVYAHAAVADVWRLRSGTDPRAAELYSMYHRWTTDAIAALRRTEALTPLGTDFVDRLAGTVESWGS